A window of the Gemmatirosa kalamazoonensis genome harbors these coding sequences:
- a CDS encoding P1 family peptidase, which produces MRSHLMPATHAALATVVALVGARALTAQPMSSTPVAPGRARARDLGVAPGVFAPGRWNAITDVDGVRVGHATVTEGDSVRTGVTAILPPGDDWFRDRVPAAIVVGNGFGKLLGSTQVNELGELETPVLLTCTLCVWRAADALVDWLLARPGMDRVRSINPVVAETNDGTLNAAIRSRPVRPEHVRAALDAAASGAVAEGTVGAGAGTIAFGWKGGIGTSSRKLPASLGGWTVGVLVQSNFGGVLQVAGAPVGKELGRHPFVRALGDTTRGGDDAGADGSIVMVVATDAPIGDRNLRRLASRALLGLGRTGSYASNGSGDYVIAFSTSPKVRRNTSAPRVAAEELPNDGPDLSAVFAAAAEATEEAIYDSIFAATTVTSRGGTVEAIPLDRVRAVLMRHGIAPR; this is translated from the coding sequence ATGCGCTCCCACCTCATGCCGGCGACGCACGCGGCGCTCGCGACGGTCGTCGCCCTCGTCGGCGCGCGTGCCCTCACCGCCCAGCCGATGTCCTCCACTCCCGTCGCGCCAGGCCGCGCGCGTGCCCGCGACCTCGGCGTCGCGCCGGGCGTGTTCGCGCCCGGCCGTTGGAACGCCATCACCGACGTCGACGGCGTGCGCGTCGGCCACGCGACGGTGACCGAAGGCGACAGCGTGCGCACGGGCGTCACCGCGATCCTGCCGCCGGGCGACGACTGGTTTCGCGACCGCGTGCCCGCGGCCATCGTCGTCGGCAACGGCTTCGGCAAGCTGTTAGGCAGCACGCAGGTCAACGAGCTCGGCGAGCTCGAGACGCCCGTGCTCCTCACCTGCACGCTGTGCGTCTGGCGCGCCGCCGACGCGCTCGTGGACTGGCTGCTCGCCCGCCCCGGCATGGACCGCGTGCGCTCGATCAACCCCGTCGTCGCCGAGACGAACGACGGGACGCTGAACGCCGCGATCCGCTCGCGGCCCGTCCGCCCCGAGCATGTGCGCGCCGCGCTCGACGCGGCGGCGAGCGGCGCGGTGGCGGAGGGCACGGTCGGCGCCGGCGCGGGGACGATCGCGTTCGGCTGGAAGGGCGGCATCGGCACCTCATCGCGCAAGCTGCCCGCGTCGTTAGGCGGCTGGACCGTGGGCGTGCTGGTGCAGAGCAACTTCGGCGGCGTGCTGCAGGTCGCCGGCGCGCCGGTGGGGAAGGAGCTCGGCCGCCATCCGTTCGTGCGCGCCCTCGGCGACACCACGCGCGGCGGCGACGACGCGGGCGCGGACGGCTCGATCGTCATGGTCGTCGCGACGGACGCGCCGATCGGCGACCGCAACCTCAGGCGGCTCGCGTCGCGCGCGCTGCTCGGACTCGGCCGCACGGGCTCGTACGCGTCGAACGGCTCCGGCGACTACGTGATCGCGTTCTCCACCTCGCCGAAGGTGCGCCGCAACACCTCCGCTCCGCGCGTCGCCGCCGAGGAACTGCCCAACGACGGCCCCGACCTCTCTGCCGTGTTCGCCGCCGCCGCCGAGGCGACCGAGGAGGCGATCTACGACTCGATCTTCGCGGCAACCACCGTCACGTCGCGCGGCGGCACCGTCGAGGCGATCCCGCTCGATCGGGTGCGCGCCGTGCTGATGCGCCACGGCATCGCGCCGCGTTGA
- a CDS encoding serine/threonine-protein kinase produces MPTAVGCTRCGSTIAPGQRFCSTCGMAAPLECASCGSSVPAESRFCTQCGTPMPVLTGQGTPPEGSADPALGADTPGGSTPAGDTPGQRGDLMLMTSWRHVAQHLQAVLRGEFVIEREIGRGGMAAVYLARELRLNRRVALKVMSPSLLTGHSMVERFRQEAVTVANLSHANIVTVHSVRDIDDLHFFVMKFVDGRALDRIVADQRRLPLAVVRSILFQVGSALSYAHRNGVVHRDIKPANILIDKNGDAIVTDFGIAKVAESSAHTQTGVLIGTPTYMSPEQCAGLPVSAASDQYALGIVAYEMLTGSPPFSGPGLSVLQAHIGRQPAPIEDLAPDCPPEVARAVARMLAKDPADRWPTIGQAVAALGGGPLAEDDPLRETLGEMAGAAPLVAPTPPPPPPPPVPGAVRVTLPEGDWEVGDALQATAAVAATDGTSMPEVTVRWESDPVDVASVDESGRLALRAPGTVTVRALAGEVLGEATLDVAPARPATIDTEPPPSPMRVGESWRPVVTVRDRRGATLDVPVTLESTDPAVVRVADGGDVEPLAVGTASLRVSVDDLSSELPLAVIRATVAALEITASESDPELGDRTAWSARALDRRGRPVGDAPIRWRSSDPRVATVDDHGRVEAVGVGHATISAAVDGQGASMPVHVRRPAVAGLELDVPATALLVGEQVQLRAVARGRRGEPLDRPVRWTSADPSVLEVSATGIAVARAAGTASVTAECEAQRESADLAVITASITELFRPEPTPVSSFEPPPAEPPPAEPALAEPALAEPALAEPALAEPALTTSELTPRSDPTPIAAPIPEPAIEPPSVVAPVDSPPAAPSPVVAEAPAYSASDEIHAVRDTRPSGRRVLVPAAAATVLLLVVAWFATTRRSAPTPAERPAPTAQTAKTPATPVVPDSAPTPQQSAPVVAPPPRRRPRRRLPPCRRQRRRSAPDRPRARRPARRRGRLRLPRRPPASRRRRGPSRRRRLPPRSRRPRTRRATRVRRRPGHPPEHPPRPRPRRRRHRRASRPTRPPRRARGCSARSPPTPPASARAA; encoded by the coding sequence ATGCCTACGGCGGTAGGATGCACGCGCTGTGGTTCGACGATCGCGCCCGGCCAGCGCTTCTGCAGCACGTGCGGCATGGCGGCGCCGCTGGAGTGCGCGTCGTGCGGCTCGTCCGTGCCCGCGGAGAGCCGATTCTGCACGCAGTGCGGCACGCCGATGCCGGTTCTCACGGGTCAGGGCACGCCGCCGGAGGGCTCCGCCGACCCGGCCCTCGGCGCCGACACGCCGGGTGGCAGCACGCCGGCCGGCGACACGCCGGGCCAGCGCGGCGACCTGATGCTGATGACGAGCTGGCGGCACGTCGCCCAGCATCTGCAGGCGGTGCTGCGCGGCGAGTTCGTCATCGAGCGCGAGATCGGACGCGGCGGGATGGCCGCGGTGTACCTCGCGCGCGAGCTGCGCCTCAACCGCCGCGTCGCGCTGAAGGTGATGTCGCCGTCGCTGCTCACCGGGCACAGCATGGTCGAGCGGTTCCGCCAGGAAGCCGTGACGGTCGCGAACCTGTCGCACGCGAACATCGTCACCGTGCATTCGGTGCGGGACATCGACGACCTGCACTTCTTCGTGATGAAGTTCGTCGACGGTCGCGCGCTCGACCGCATCGTCGCGGACCAGCGCCGACTGCCGCTCGCCGTCGTCCGGTCGATCCTGTTCCAGGTGGGCAGCGCGCTCTCGTACGCGCACCGGAACGGCGTCGTGCACCGCGACATCAAGCCGGCGAACATCCTCATCGACAAGAACGGCGACGCGATCGTCACCGACTTCGGCATCGCGAAGGTCGCCGAGTCGAGCGCGCACACGCAGACCGGGGTGCTCATCGGGACGCCGACGTACATGAGCCCCGAGCAGTGCGCCGGGCTGCCCGTGTCGGCGGCGTCGGATCAGTACGCGCTCGGGATCGTCGCGTACGAGATGCTCACCGGCAGTCCGCCGTTCAGCGGGCCGGGCCTCTCGGTGCTCCAGGCGCACATCGGGCGGCAGCCCGCGCCGATCGAGGACCTCGCGCCCGACTGCCCCCCCGAGGTCGCGCGGGCCGTCGCGCGCATGCTGGCGAAGGATCCCGCGGACCGCTGGCCGACCATCGGCCAGGCCGTCGCCGCGCTCGGCGGCGGCCCGCTGGCCGAGGACGACCCGTTGCGCGAGACGCTGGGCGAGATGGCCGGCGCCGCTCCGCTGGTGGCGCCCACCCCTCCCCCGCCGCCTCCCCCGCCGGTGCCGGGCGCCGTGCGCGTGACGCTCCCCGAGGGAGACTGGGAGGTCGGCGACGCGCTCCAGGCTACCGCCGCCGTCGCTGCCACCGACGGCACGTCGATGCCCGAGGTGACGGTGCGGTGGGAGTCAGATCCGGTCGACGTCGCGTCGGTCGACGAGTCGGGGCGGCTCGCGCTCCGCGCGCCGGGCACGGTGACCGTGCGCGCCCTGGCCGGCGAGGTGCTGGGCGAGGCGACGCTCGACGTCGCGCCCGCGCGGCCCGCCACGATCGACACCGAGCCGCCGCCGAGCCCGATGCGTGTCGGCGAGAGCTGGCGGCCCGTCGTCACGGTGCGCGATCGCCGCGGCGCCACGCTCGACGTCCCGGTGACGCTCGAGTCGACCGATCCCGCCGTCGTGCGCGTCGCGGACGGGGGCGACGTCGAGCCGCTCGCGGTCGGCACGGCGAGTCTGCGCGTCAGCGTGGACGACCTGTCGAGCGAGCTGCCGTTGGCGGTCATCCGCGCCACGGTGGCGGCGCTCGAGATCACGGCGTCCGAATCGGATCCGGAGCTCGGCGACCGGACGGCGTGGAGCGCGCGCGCCCTGGACCGCAGAGGGCGGCCCGTCGGCGACGCGCCCATCCGGTGGCGGTCGAGCGACCCGCGCGTCGCGACGGTGGACGACCACGGCCGGGTCGAGGCGGTCGGCGTCGGCCACGCGACCATCTCCGCGGCGGTGGACGGGCAGGGCGCGTCGATGCCGGTGCACGTCCGGCGCCCGGCGGTGGCCGGCCTGGAGCTGGACGTGCCGGCGACGGCCCTGCTGGTGGGAGAGCAGGTCCAGCTGCGAGCCGTCGCGCGCGGTCGCCGAGGCGAGCCGCTCGACCGCCCGGTGCGGTGGACGAGTGCCGATCCGTCGGTGCTGGAGGTCTCGGCGACGGGCATCGCGGTGGCCCGCGCGGCCGGCACGGCCTCGGTGACGGCGGAGTGCGAGGCGCAGCGCGAGAGCGCGGATCTGGCCGTCATCACCGCCTCGATCACGGAGCTGTTCCGGCCGGAGCCGACGCCGGTGTCGTCGTTCGAGCCGCCACCGGCCGAGCCGCCACCGGCCGAGCCGGCGCTGGCCGAGCCAGCGCTGGCCGAACCGGCGCTGGCCGAACCGGCGCTGGCCGAGCCGGCGCTGACGACGAGCGAGCTCACGCCGCGGTCCGACCCGACGCCGATCGCGGCCCCGATCCCGGAGCCGGCGATCGAGCCGCCATCGGTCGTCGCGCCGGTCGACTCGCCGCCGGCCGCGCCGTCGCCGGTGGTCGCGGAGGCACCGGCCTACTCGGCGTCCGACGAGATTCACGCCGTACGCGACACGAGGCCGAGCGGCCGTCGCGTTCTCGTCCCCGCCGCGGCGGCGACCGTGCTGCTGCTCGTCGTCGCCTGGTTTGCCACCACGCGGCGATCCGCCCCCACGCCGGCGGAGCGACCCGCGCCGACGGCGCAGACGGCGAAGACGCCGGCCACTCCCGTGGTCCCCGACAGCGCGCCGACGCCGCAGCAATCAGCGCCCGTCGTCGCGCCCCCCCCGCGCCGACGCCCGCGCCGCAGACTCCCGCCCTGCCGCCGGCAGCGGCGACGCAGCGCCCCCGACCGACCACGAGCACGCCGTCCCGCACGCCGACGCGGCCGGCTCCGTCTGCCACGTCGACCGCCAGCAAGTCGTCGCCGACGCGGCCCGTCGAGACGGCGCCGGCTCCCACCCCGCAGCAGGCGGCCGCGAACCCGCCGCGCGACGCGGGTACGACGCCGGCCGGGTCACCCCCCGGAACACCCACCGCGCCCGCGGCCTCGGCGGCGGCGCCACCGGCGGGCGAGTCGCCCAACGCGGCCGCCGAGGCGCGCGCGGGGATGCAGCGCGCGATCGCCGCCTACGCCGCCGGCATCCGCGCGCGCAGCGTGA
- a CDS encoding MATE family efflux transporter, whose amino-acid sequence MSSATFDAFEQFPALAPTTFFHRDARLAERGERAPPKPPPEPPGPPASERPPLRLAPESEPNEPNEPEEPGFWSSVRDALRGAPHDYTQGSIGRAILLLAVPMVLEMAMESIFAVCDVFFVGRLGSDAVATVGLTESLLTIVYALAMGLAIGATAVVARRIGEKDPERAAGSAVQAIILALAVSIVLGTAGVLLAPRLLALMGATPGILAIGTSYARVMLGGEVSVITLFVVNAIFRGAGDAAIAMRVLWLANAINIGLGPCLIFGLGPFPALGVTGAAIATTVGRGTGALFALWRLTRPDSRVAVSRRHLRLDLAVMRQIATIARSGVYQSLIGTASWIGLVRIVSTFGSMALAGYTIGIRVVLFALLPSWGLSNAAATMVGQALGARDPERAERAVWRTGFYNLAFLGAVGVLFVVAAPWIVALFTHEPETLRYGASCLRIVASGFLFYAFGMVLVAAFNGAGDTRTPTLLNLAIFWAFEIPLAWVLAKPLGLGPTGVYVSIAVAFSVMAVVSAVLFKRGGWKLKTV is encoded by the coding sequence ATGTCTTCCGCGACGTTCGACGCGTTCGAGCAGTTCCCCGCGCTGGCGCCCACGACGTTCTTCCACCGCGACGCGCGTCTGGCGGAGCGCGGCGAGCGCGCGCCACCGAAGCCTCCACCCGAGCCTCCGGGGCCCCCGGCGTCGGAGCGGCCGCCACTGCGCCTCGCGCCCGAGTCGGAGCCTAACGAGCCTAACGAGCCGGAGGAGCCCGGCTTCTGGTCGAGCGTGCGCGACGCCCTGCGCGGCGCGCCGCACGACTACACGCAGGGCTCCATCGGCCGCGCGATCCTGCTGCTCGCGGTGCCGATGGTGCTCGAGATGGCCATGGAGAGCATCTTCGCCGTGTGCGACGTGTTCTTCGTCGGCCGTCTCGGCTCCGACGCGGTCGCGACCGTGGGGCTCACGGAGTCGCTGCTCACAATCGTCTACGCGCTCGCCATGGGACTCGCCATCGGTGCGACGGCGGTCGTGGCGCGGCGCATCGGCGAGAAGGATCCGGAGCGCGCGGCGGGCAGCGCGGTGCAGGCGATCATCCTCGCGCTCGCCGTGTCCATCGTGCTCGGCACGGCGGGCGTGCTGCTCGCGCCGCGGCTGCTCGCGCTCATGGGCGCGACGCCGGGGATTCTCGCGATCGGCACGTCGTACGCGCGCGTGATGCTCGGTGGCGAGGTGTCGGTGATCACGCTGTTCGTCGTCAATGCCATCTTCCGCGGCGCGGGCGACGCGGCGATCGCCATGCGCGTGCTGTGGCTCGCGAACGCGATCAACATCGGGCTCGGACCGTGCCTCATCTTCGGGCTCGGACCGTTCCCCGCGCTCGGCGTGACGGGCGCGGCGATCGCGACGACGGTCGGTCGCGGCACGGGCGCGCTGTTCGCCCTCTGGCGCCTCACGCGCCCCGACAGCCGCGTCGCGGTGTCGCGGCGGCACCTCCGGCTCGACCTCGCGGTGATGCGGCAGATCGCGACGATCGCGCGCTCCGGCGTGTACCAGTCGCTGATCGGCACGGCGAGCTGGATCGGGCTCGTGCGCATCGTATCGACGTTCGGCAGCATGGCGCTCGCGGGGTACACGATCGGCATCCGCGTCGTGCTGTTCGCGCTGCTGCCGTCGTGGGGGCTGTCGAACGCCGCGGCGACGATGGTCGGCCAGGCGCTCGGCGCGCGCGATCCCGAGCGCGCGGAGCGGGCGGTGTGGCGCACGGGCTTCTACAACCTCGCGTTCCTCGGCGCGGTCGGCGTGCTGTTCGTCGTCGCGGCCCCGTGGATCGTGGCGCTGTTCACGCACGAGCCGGAGACGCTGCGCTACGGCGCGTCGTGTCTGCGGATCGTGGCGAGCGGATTCCTGTTCTACGCGTTCGGCATGGTGCTCGTCGCCGCGTTCAACGGCGCCGGCGACACGCGCACGCCGACGCTGCTCAACCTCGCGATCTTCTGGGCGTTCGAGATCCCGCTGGCCTGGGTGCTCGCGAAGCCGTTAGGCCTCGGCCCCACGGGCGTGTACGTGTCGATCGCGGTCGCGTTCTCGGTGATGGCCGTCGTCTCGGCGGTGCTCTTCAAGCGGGGCGGGTGGAAACTGAAGACGGTGTAA
- a CDS encoding ABC transporter permease, translating into MSADKPVRRAAPILRRPAAQDVSEELAFHVEMRTRELIAEGRSPEAARAEALRAFGDLRAVSEECVELGDARDRERDRREWFGEMRQDVTYAIRQLLRTPAFTAIAVLTLALGIGATTAIFSAVRSVVLRPFPFAHPERVMFLTENWQQNQGSVSDGNFVDWYARQKSFEKLAAQQFMGFTLADRNSADRLTGTKVTKDFFDVFGVRPALGRTFRPEEDEPGNDAVVVLSDALWRTRFGADAGVVGKEVELNGRKYTIIGVMPASFDPTASGEQLWVPQAFTAERKAQHDEHHNLVMGLVKPGVTISRAQAELTAIQKDLNERYPNANGERTVGVRTLSEVIIGDYRDRLFVTLGAVGFVLLIACGNVANLLLARGAARAKELAVRAALGARRARIVRQLLTESVVLGVASALVGLALAYGGIRVLLAAAPEGIPRLGETRVDLAVLSFAMLTALASSVVFGLVPSVRASKQDVQSTLREGGRGAGTVKDHVRQALVVAEVALACTLLAGAGLLVRSAVYLQHVQPGFDPTGIITARVALPELQYKDPVRIQQTYQAINERLAALPGVKAASIVSRAPLAGGGGSNGLVPEGKTLETENIIQSSSRYTVPGYLATMRIPLLKGRDFTSADVDGAQRVMIVSETLAKRAWPNQDPIGKRIRCCEGDEKDPRFKTVVGVVADVRADGPAADVQPEFYLPIAQMPPDAWNWTRRTMTVVARATGDDDQHVAAVGAAIRTAVRNVDPSVPVFQVRPMRELLHGSTAEARFNTLLLGLLGGAGLVLAMVGIYGVVGYFVTQRTTEIGVRMALGASPGDVLRLLTFQGARPILLGIVVGLALAFAAMRLLRTAVVGVSLSDPTALAGAAAVLCVAGLAATLLPARRATRVDPARTIMRS; encoded by the coding sequence ATGTCCGCCGACAAGCCCGTCCGCCGCGCCGCGCCCATCCTGCGGCGCCCCGCCGCGCAGGACGTGTCCGAGGAGCTGGCCTTTCACGTCGAGATGCGCACCCGCGAGCTGATCGCCGAGGGCCGCTCGCCCGAGGCCGCGCGGGCCGAGGCGCTGCGCGCGTTCGGCGACCTGCGCGCGGTCTCCGAGGAGTGCGTGGAGCTGGGCGACGCGCGCGACCGCGAGCGCGACCGCCGCGAGTGGTTCGGCGAGATGCGCCAGGACGTCACGTACGCCATCCGCCAGCTGCTCCGCACCCCGGCGTTCACGGCGATCGCCGTGCTCACGCTCGCGTTGGGCATCGGCGCGACGACGGCGATCTTCAGCGCCGTGCGGAGCGTGGTGCTGCGGCCGTTCCCGTTCGCGCACCCCGAGCGGGTGATGTTCCTGACCGAGAACTGGCAGCAGAACCAGGGGAGCGTCTCCGACGGCAACTTCGTCGACTGGTACGCGCGGCAGAAGTCGTTCGAGAAGCTCGCCGCGCAGCAGTTCATGGGCTTCACGCTCGCCGACCGCAACTCGGCCGACCGGCTCACCGGCACGAAGGTCACGAAGGACTTTTTCGACGTGTTCGGCGTGCGCCCCGCGTTGGGCCGCACGTTCCGCCCCGAGGAGGACGAGCCGGGGAACGACGCCGTCGTCGTGCTGTCGGACGCGCTGTGGCGCACGCGCTTCGGCGCCGACGCGGGCGTCGTCGGCAAGGAAGTGGAGCTGAACGGGCGCAAGTACACCATCATCGGCGTCATGCCCGCGTCGTTCGATCCGACGGCGTCGGGCGAGCAGCTGTGGGTGCCGCAGGCGTTCACGGCGGAGCGCAAGGCGCAGCACGACGAGCACCACAACCTCGTGATGGGGCTCGTGAAGCCCGGCGTCACGATCTCGCGCGCGCAGGCGGAGCTCACCGCGATCCAGAAGGACCTCAACGAGCGCTACCCGAACGCGAACGGCGAGCGCACGGTGGGCGTGCGCACGCTGTCGGAGGTCATCATCGGCGACTACCGCGATCGGCTGTTCGTCACGTTAGGCGCGGTGGGGTTCGTGCTGCTCATCGCGTGCGGCAACGTGGCCAACCTGCTGCTCGCCCGCGGCGCGGCGCGCGCGAAGGAGCTGGCCGTGCGCGCGGCGTTAGGCGCCCGGCGCGCGCGCATCGTGCGGCAGCTGCTCACCGAGAGCGTGGTGCTCGGCGTGGCGAGCGCGCTCGTCGGGCTCGCACTCGCGTACGGCGGCATCCGCGTGCTGCTCGCCGCGGCGCCCGAGGGCATTCCGCGGCTCGGCGAGACGCGCGTGGACCTCGCGGTGCTGTCGTTCGCCATGCTGACGGCGCTCGCGAGCAGCGTGGTGTTCGGCCTCGTGCCGTCGGTGCGCGCGTCGAAGCAGGACGTGCAGTCGACGCTGCGCGAGGGTGGGCGCGGCGCGGGCACGGTGAAGGACCACGTGCGGCAGGCGCTCGTGGTGGCCGAGGTCGCGCTCGCGTGCACGCTGCTCGCCGGCGCGGGGCTGCTCGTGCGCAGCGCCGTCTACCTGCAGCACGTGCAGCCGGGCTTCGACCCGACGGGCATCATCACCGCGCGCGTCGCGCTGCCGGAGCTGCAGTACAAGGATCCGGTCCGCATCCAGCAGACGTACCAGGCGATCAACGAGCGCCTCGCCGCGCTGCCGGGCGTGAAGGCGGCGTCGATCGTGTCGCGCGCGCCGCTCGCCGGCGGCGGCGGGTCGAACGGCCTGGTGCCCGAGGGGAAGACGCTGGAGACGGAGAACATCATCCAGTCGTCGTCGCGCTACACGGTGCCCGGCTACCTCGCGACGATGCGCATCCCGCTGCTGAAGGGGCGCGACTTCACGTCGGCCGACGTCGACGGCGCGCAGCGCGTGATGATCGTGAGCGAGACGCTCGCGAAGCGCGCCTGGCCGAACCAGGATCCGATCGGCAAGCGCATCCGGTGCTGCGAAGGGGACGAGAAGGATCCGCGCTTCAAGACGGTGGTGGGCGTGGTCGCCGACGTGCGCGCCGACGGACCGGCGGCCGACGTGCAGCCCGAGTTCTACCTACCGATCGCGCAGATGCCGCCCGACGCGTGGAACTGGACGCGCCGCACGATGACGGTCGTGGCGCGCGCCACGGGCGACGACGACCAGCACGTCGCCGCCGTCGGAGCCGCGATCCGCACCGCGGTGCGCAACGTCGACCCCAGCGTGCCGGTGTTCCAGGTGCGTCCGATGCGCGAGCTGCTGCACGGGTCGACGGCGGAGGCGCGGTTCAACACGCTGCTGTTAGGCCTGCTCGGCGGCGCGGGGCTCGTGCTCGCGATGGTCGGCATCTACGGCGTGGTGGGCTACTTCGTCACCCAGCGCACGACGGAGATCGGGGTGCGCATGGCGCTCGGCGCGTCGCCCGGCGACGTGCTGCGGCTGCTCACGTTCCAGGGCGCGCGCCCGATCCTGCTCGGCATCGTCGTCGGCCTGGCGCTCGCGTTCGCCGCCATGCGGCTGCTGCGCACGGCGGTGGTCGGCGTGAGCCTGAGCGACCCGACCGCGCTCGCCGGCGCGGCGGCGGTGCTCTGCGTGGCGGGCCTCGCGGCGACGCTCCTGCCGGCGCGGCGGGCGACCCGCGTCGATCCGGCGCGGACGATCATGCGGAGCTGA
- a CDS encoding DUF4382 domain-containing protein, which yields MTQMLRRCLATTVVATVAVVSTSCADDALTTSALGASSGRVVVQLTDAPFPVDSLKSADLFIVRIDGKQADADSADADSHTDDVKDEGSDDHGGWKTLAEPNAKIDLLALRDGKAATLGEKALTAGTWRSFRLILDAKQSSVTLKDGTVLTSTSNPGIKFPSADRSGIKIQLNRPLTVGKDSTQTLLVDFDLGSSFQMKGPNMKNGLTLKPEIRGTVK from the coding sequence ATGACGCAGATGCTCCGTCGTTGCCTGGCCACGACCGTGGTCGCCACCGTCGCCGTCGTCTCCACCTCGTGCGCCGACGACGCGCTCACCACGAGCGCGCTCGGCGCCAGCAGCGGCCGGGTCGTCGTGCAGCTCACCGACGCACCGTTCCCGGTCGATTCATTGAAGAGTGCCGACCTGTTCATCGTCCGCATCGACGGCAAGCAGGCGGACGCCGATTCGGCCGATGCCGACTCGCACACCGACGACGTGAAGGACGAGGGAAGCGACGACCACGGTGGCTGGAAGACGCTCGCCGAGCCGAACGCGAAGATCGACCTGCTCGCGCTGCGCGACGGCAAGGCCGCGACGCTCGGCGAGAAGGCGCTCACCGCCGGAACCTGGCGCAGCTTCCGCCTCATCCTCGACGCGAAGCAGTCGAGCGTGACGCTGAAGGACGGCACCGTGCTCACGTCGACGTCGAATCCGGGGATTAAATTCCCGAGCGCCGATCGGTCCGGCATCAAGATCCAGTTGAACCGCCCGCTCACCGTCGGCAAGGACTCCACGCAGACGCTGCTCGTCGACTTCGACCTCGGCAGCTCCTTCCAGATGAAGGGGCCGAACATGAAGAACGGGCTCACGCTGAAGCCGGAGATCAGGGGCACGGTGAAGTAA
- a CDS encoding enoyl-[acyl-carrier-protein] reductase: MLNIDLSGKRALVAGVADDAGYGFAIAKALAEAGATVSVATWPPALKIFLNLLERGKMDDSRRLASGGMLEFERIYPLDAAFDTLAEAPEDIRSNKRYTETGDFSIVGMAERLVADFGERPLDIVVHSLANGPEVKKPLLETSRAGYLAAVSVSAYSLVAMVQRLGPLMRPRGSFCSLTYMASERVIPGYGGGMSSAKAALESDTRLLAFEAGRKFGVRVNTISAGPLASRAASAIGIIERMVDYCAQNTPLPEPVQPTEIATAAAFLASDLASGITGSTVYVDKGYHAMGMPAQV; this comes from the coding sequence ATGCTCAACATCGATCTCAGTGGCAAGCGCGCGCTCGTCGCCGGCGTGGCGGACGATGCAGGGTACGGGTTCGCGATCGCGAAGGCGCTCGCCGAGGCGGGGGCCACGGTGTCGGTCGCGACGTGGCCGCCGGCGCTGAAGATCTTCCTGAACCTGCTCGAGCGCGGGAAGATGGACGACTCGCGCCGGCTCGCGAGCGGCGGGATGCTCGAGTTCGAGCGCATCTATCCATTGGATGCGGCGTTCGACACGCTGGCCGAGGCGCCCGAGGACATCCGGTCGAACAAGCGTTACACCGAGACCGGCGACTTCTCCATCGTCGGGATGGCGGAGCGGCTCGTCGCCGACTTCGGCGAGCGGCCGCTCGACATCGTGGTGCACTCGCTCGCGAACGGCCCCGAGGTGAAGAAGCCGCTCCTCGAGACGAGCCGCGCCGGCTACCTCGCGGCGGTGAGCGTGAGCGCGTACTCGCTCGTCGCGATGGTGCAGCGACTCGGCCCGCTCATGCGCCCGCGCGGGTCGTTCTGCTCGCTCACGTACATGGCGAGCGAGCGGGTGATCCCCGGCTACGGGGGCGGGATGTCCTCGGCGAAGGCGGCGCTGGAGAGCGACACGCGGCTGCTCGCGTTCGAGGCGGGGCGCAAGTTCGGCGTGCGCGTGAACACCATCTCCGCCGGACCGCTCGCCAGCCGCGCGGCGAGCGCGATCGGGATCATCGAGCGCATGGTCGACTACTGCGCCCAGAACACCCCGCTCCCCGAGCCGGTTCAGCCCACGGAGATCGCCACGGCGGCGGCGTTCCTCGCCTCGGACCTGGCGAGCGGGATCACCGGGTCCACGGTGTACGTGGACAAGGGGTACCACGCGATGGGGATGCCGGCGCAGGTCTGA
- a CDS encoding PadR family transcriptional regulator, giving the protein MPPKRDRLHGTLDALILKTLTWGPRHGYAISRWLRETSGDAIVVEEGSLYPALYRLEREGWIAAEWGITELERRARFYVLTPAGRRQLADEVEGFQRFVAAVSPILLAN; this is encoded by the coding sequence ATGCCCCCGAAACGCGACCGCCTGCACGGCACGCTCGACGCGCTCATCCTGAAGACCCTCACCTGGGGGCCGCGCCACGGCTACGCGATCAGCCGCTGGCTGCGCGAGACGAGCGGCGATGCGATCGTCGTCGAGGAGGGGTCGCTGTACCCGGCGCTCTACCGGCTCGAGCGCGAGGGATGGATCGCCGCCGAATGGGGCATCACGGAGCTCGAGCGACGGGCCCGGTTCTACGTGCTGACCCCGGCCGGACGGCGGCAGCTCGCCGACGAGGTCGAGGGGTTCCAGCGCTTCGTCGCCGCGGTCTCGCCGATCCTGCTCGCCAACTGA